Proteins from one Toxotes jaculatrix isolate fToxJac2 chromosome 13, fToxJac2.pri, whole genome shotgun sequence genomic window:
- the LOC121191878 gene encoding claudin-4, which produces MVNTGMQLISFTCAVTGWIMAIAVTALPQWKVSAFIGSNILTSEIKWEGIWMNCIYQTTGHMQCKTYDSMLALPPDIQAARALMCLAIFMGWLSCTVSCCGMKCTTCAGDDRRAKAGIALSGGILFILTGLCVLIPVSWTANTVVQDFYNPNVPLMHKRELGQAIYLGWAAAVILMISGAVLSSTCPLMERGGRYRRGYIGRSFANSPASAPDPPKPITSNSLPLKEYV; this is translated from the coding sequence ATGGTGAACACTGGCATGCAGCTGATCAGCTTCACCTGCGCAGTGACCGGCTGGATCATGGCGATCGCCGTCACAGCCTTGCCTCAGTGGAAGGTCTCGGCCTTCATTGGCAGCAACATCCTGACCTCAGAGATCAAATGGGAAGGCATCTGGATGAACTGCATCTACCAGACCACTGGTCACATGCAGTGTAAAACATACGACTCTATGCTGGCCTTGCCTCCGGACATCCAGGCGGCCCGCGCCCTCATGTGTTTGGCCATCTTCATGGGTTGGCTCTCCTGCACCGTGTCCTGCTGCGGCATGAAGTGCACCACCTGCGCTGGGGACGACCGTCGGGCTAAGGCTGGCATCGCGCTCTCGGGCGGGATTCTCTTCATTCTCACAGGCCTGTGCGTTTTGATTCCTGTTTCCTGGACTGCTAACACCGTTGTCCAGGATTTCTACAACCCCAACGTGCCCTTGATGCACAAAAGAGAGCTGGGTCAGGCGATTTACCTGGGCTGGGCAGCTGCGGTTATTCTTATGATCAGTGGGGCTGTGTTGAGCAGCACGTGCCCCCTCATGGAGAGGGGTGGCAGATACCGCAGGGGTTACATAGGCCGGAGCTTTGCTAATTCACCTGCTTCAGCACCAGATCCCCCAAAACCTATCACATCCAATAGTCTACCACTGAAGGAGTATGTatag
- the c19h1orf109 gene encoding uncharacterized protein C1orf109 homolog has protein sequence MSTPALSSLHQALRKSFKSLESNQKVWKSVLTECSPLMVSLGNLTEQSRALSNVQISNTPLRDFPDLEDRLRYKLLLAMDTVLGKLNEKMSSLQSVRDAVSNQVSAVLQLYEQNTDSLDVLTVTERSATTPSIADMLEWLQDAERHYRQQFLRRKTLLQMLRSDNLSLLESAPKRWKALESPNAEDCITDTLCKVSFFVESQ, from the exons ATGTCCACACCCGCGCTATCATCACTTCATCAAGCTCTGAGGAAAAGCTTCAAGAGTTTGGAAAGCAATCAGAAAGTATGGAAGAGTGTGTTGACCGAGTGCAGCCCTTTGATGGTGTCTCTCGGGAATTTGACGGAGCAGTCCAGAGCACTGTCCAACGTCCAAATCTCCAACACACCGCTCAGAGACTTTCCTGACCTGGAGGATCGGCTACGTTACAAGCTCTTACTAGCCATGGATACCGTGCTGGGCAAACTCAACGAGAAGAT GTCTTCTCTCCAGTCTGTCCGAGACGCCGTCAGTAACCAGGTCTCTGCAGTCCTCCAGTTGTACGAGCAGAATACAGACAGTCTGGATGTACTCACTGTAACCGAGCGCTCGGCAACCACCCCATCCATCGCTGACATGCTCGAGTGGCTACAGGATGCCGAGCGTCACTATCGGCAACA ATTTCTGAGGAGGAAAACTCTGCTTCAGATGCTGAGATCAGACAATCTCTCCCTGTTAGAATCTGCTCCCAAGAGATGGAAAGCCTTGGAGTCTCCTAATGCAGAAGACTGCATCACAG ATACACTTTGCAAAGTGTCCTTCTTCGTGGAGTCCCAGTGA
- the cdca8 gene encoding borealin yields MAPRKRTTKQRKNNPKSAKLEAFLEDFDSEVKTRVGQLKEKINQLLKDVDNSYNMALIKLPKAVRLMPWLEHCKSEKPKPPELSDTKREEEAAIVESVVAEDHAVLLKSVKKTSKKKGTVKSSSDDENTPSTTRKGKATRKPPTTSKRAKALAVSKQSTSIRRSTRKPLVTPARSMLDSSLMMGPTPLVTPRFDPRLPKTPAVRVPRHKERVYSISVNGSPISAGNEDIVINVPIGNGESIQLLASQMDSVDLSLLDETALKSIRLLQNRLTTLCEKSE; encoded by the exons ATGGCTCCCAGGAAAAGAACCACCAAACAACGGAAAAACAACCCCAAGTCGGCCAAGCTAGAAGCTTTCCTGGAGGATTTCGACAGCGAGG TGAAGACCAGAGTTGGACAACTGAAAGAGAAGATCAACCAGCTGCTGAAAGATGTTGACAATAGCTACAACATGGCACTAATTAAACTCCCCAAGGCTGTCAGGCTGATGCCCTGGTTAGAGCATTGCA agtcTGAGAAACCCAAGCCACCAGAGCTGAGTGATACAAAG agagaagaggaagctgctaTTGTTGAGAGCGTTGTGGCTGAGGATCATGCAGTCCTTCTGAAATCAGTCAAGAAAA catcaaagaaaaaaggcacagtTAAATCCAGTTCAGATGATGAAAACACCCCAAGCACAACAAGAAAG GGGAAGGCTACAAGAAAGCCCCCAACTACATCAAAAAGAGCAAAGGCACTGGCTGTCAGCAAGCAGAGCACCTCCATTAGACG ATCGACCAGGAAGCCGTTGGTGACTCCTGCCAGGAGCATGCTGGATTCTTCTTTGATGATGGGACCCACTCCCCTTGTCACCCCACGCTTTGACCCCAG GCTTCCCAAGACCCCTGCTGTGAGAGTTCCCCGCCACAAAGAGAGGGTCTACAGCATTTCAGTCAACGGCTCTCCCATTTCAGCAGGAAATGAGGACATTGTCATCAACGTCCCCATCGGCAATGGAGAG AGCATTCAGCTGTTGGCCAGCCAGATGGACTCAGTGGACCTATCACTGCTGGATGAAACTGCCCTGAAGAGCATTCGACTGCTGCAG AATCGCCTcacaacactgtgtgaaaagtCAGAGTGA